In Vibrio lentus, the genomic stretch TGTTGATCTAAAGGGCATGTAAGGATCAACACCGAAAACATTGTTCACGCTGCATAACCTTCATATCCCCTACCAAAACCTCCCCTAAAGTAGTAGCATTTATCGCATCTCATTCTTAATGGTATTTGTATATTATGAAGCTTTTAGTCGATCGCACTGGTGAACAGTTTTTAGAAATTCTGGAAGAGTCAGGAGATAAACTTACGGTTCAATTCATTAGCAATGAAGGCAATCGAAAAGGTAAACCGTTCCAAGATAGCTTGAGTGGATTATTCCTCACAGGTTGGAAGCCTCGCACGACCTCAACCGCGATTGGCTTAGAACGCTTTAAACAAGGAAAGTTGCAAGACCCTAAAGTCAGCTTCGCTTTGCATCAACTTTACCCACTAGGCAGAGACGTAAAATTGCCTTCTGGTGACATTGCGACCATCGCTAGTTACGCGAATACCCATGCCGACGGCTACTATATGTTTGTGCGCCTCAACGATGAGTTAACACGACTCAAGATTACACCCGATTGGGAACTGCAACCTTCCGTTCAAAGGTTAGCACTGCCTTATTACCCAGCGCCAAGAACCAAGGAAGAGCTCGACAACATTGACGATTTTGATGCGTGGGCAGGCGGTTTTTAAACAGAAAAGTGAGTAAACAATATTGAGATCACATCCTTCTATCAAACCTCAATACAAACATGCGCTCTCTACACATTGATACGAATACCCAACCTGAAACGACTCAAATAACGATTGGCAGTGTGCTGCTAAAGAATGTTTCATTGTTTCCTACAAGCTCAACCTTGGCTGTATAAAATCAATAAACGCCGAGATACGTCTAGAGACAGAAGACGATTTATAATAAACCGCATTCACTCGCTCTCGGTCTGTATTGGCAAGTTTATCTTGTTCCAGAATAGGGATTAAACGACCCGCTGCCATATCTTCCTGAACCATGAATCCCGATAAACAAGCAATCTCATTTCCAGCTAGTGCCAGTTGACGCACCGTTTCACCATTACTCGCTGTCACGGTAGGCGCGACATAACTTTGGTTTGGTAAAGGCCAATGGTTAAGCACTTTGTTCCCTGAAAAACCCACAATTTGATGCGAACTCAAATCTTCAGGTTTGGTGGGTAGCCCACGCTTAGCGAGATAATCAGGTGACGGCACAATATGGAGTAAGCTTTTTCCTAGCGGGCGAGCGTTCAATGTTGAATCGGACAATTTACCGATTCGAATCGCAACATCGGTTCTTTTTTCTAGAAGATCAACGAAGCCTTCGTTGGAAGTAAGTTCCAATTCAATGTCTGGATAAGCCTCTTTGAATGACTGCACCAACGGCACTAGCTGATGGAATACGAATGGACTGGCGGCATCGACTCTTAAACGACCTTTTGGCAACTCACCGCGCGACACGATTTCCTCTTCCGTGCTCTGGATCATCTGCAACCCCAATCTTACTGAATCGACAAACTGACGCCCTTCCTCCGTCAATTCCACGCGTCTCGTTGTTCGGTTGAACATTGCTGCCTTCAACGTAGGTATTGCATTAGGCTCGTGGGGTGGTGGTTTGATTGTTGCTAAGTCTGGATTAATGAACACCCCTTGGGTAGGTGCTGTGATTGTTTTGATCGCCCTTGTTCTGACTCGATTCAGTGGTGCGTTAGATAATAGAGGCCAAAAAACAAGCACCACTATTCAAAATATCTAGTTGTTCACACTGAAAATAAAGTGGTGAATAGACCTATCTATTCGCAATTCCCTTTATTGGAAATCACCCTTACCAAAAAGTGTGCCAGCAATAACTAATATTAGATAATCAACGTTGCTCCAGAAATAGTAATAGCGGATATTATTAAATAATTAATTTTAATACCAATTAGTTATTTAATTTATTTTTTAATAATTTACCCACTAACTTTGATTTGGATCAAAACCAATTGTTAATAATGTAAAACTTTCAAATCAAAGCTATATTATTTATTTTTCACCCAATTGGGTGATGATAAAGTCGTCAATTATTGACTAATATCTAGATGAGATAGTAAAAAATAAGACAATATAAAACTATCCACTTGCTGTAAGCTTAAGGAATGAGAGATGCAGATATCAGAAAACACTATTACGTTGGGTCATGGATTTAATAAATCCCCTTCTGAATTTGAAGAAGAAATTAAAGATAGCCTCACAGGCATTGGGATTGAACATGCCACTTTAGTTATCATATCAAAAAGCAAAAACCCTGTTTTCAAATATATCAAAAGCACTAATGGACGAATTTCTATCTCAAAACGAGTGACAGAGAAGCTTGACTCTTACCTGTCTTTGATCTCAATGAACAAAAAAGGTCAATTATTCCATAATCAAGATACAATAATCGAAAATCGAATTTTTGATCATCGAGATCTGTCAATCCTTGAACATGCTCTAAATAACTACTCAATCACAGATGAACTTTCTTACAATTATGAGATCGTCATTATTTTTCACAGCATCAATGCACTAAAACCAGAAGAACTCCGTCTACTTGAGCTCATCTGTGACATCACGATCGCTTGGGCAAATTCTAGGATAGCTCACCATACAATGTTACTGCATTGGAACCGCTACGCAGAGCCTACAATCACAGACCTTCCCCCAATTCTTACAAAGTCAGAACTTGATGTTTTAGAACTAATAATCAAGGGGTTAACGGGGTCAGAAGTGGCGCAAGTACGCAGTGTCTCCAAAGAGACAGTAAGAACCCAAATCAAAAGTATTCTTCACAAAACACAATGTAAAAACCAAAACCA encodes the following:
- a CDS encoding helix-turn-helix transcriptional regulator encodes the protein MQISENTITLGHGFNKSPSEFEEEIKDSLTGIGIEHATLVIISKSKNPVFKYIKSTNGRISISKRVTEKLDSYLSLISMNKKGQLFHNQDTIIENRIFDHRDLSILEHALNNYSITDELSYNYEIVIIFHSINALKPEELRLLELICDITIAWANSRIAHHTMLLHWNRYAEPTITDLPPILTKSELDVLELIIKGLTGSEVAQVRSVSKETVRTQIKSILHKTQCKNQNQLISRFGQGQWLTSPSIRSAYI